The Streptomonospora litoralis genome window below encodes:
- a CDS encoding class I SAM-dependent methyltransferase: MSLFTGVATYYRWYRPGIPDDVASILNRAAPARPDSRRRLLDIGTGTGLVAEALLDRFDDVIGLDSDADMLAAAESALRTKLPEHARLSLVQNTAEAFIPPTGWQADLVTICRAFHWLDQATVLSLLDEQVASDGLVAIFSDNSFWAAGSPWKEAVLGVVKSFLGEERRAGAGTFRHHNRPYSDLMAESPFNEVEEVRIPVERTWTAESILGYLYSTSFAAPHLFGNRVREFEAAVKSRLADFSDDDTFSEENEFLIRLGRRSRDGG; encoded by the coding sequence ATGAGCCTGTTCACCGGAGTCGCCACGTACTACCGCTGGTACCGCCCCGGCATTCCGGACGATGTGGCGTCGATCCTCAACCGCGCCGCCCCCGCACGCCCTGACAGCCGACGACGCCTCCTGGACATCGGCACCGGGACCGGCCTGGTGGCGGAAGCGCTGCTGGACCGCTTCGACGACGTCATCGGCCTCGACAGCGACGCGGACATGCTTGCCGCCGCCGAGTCGGCGCTGCGGACCAAGCTCCCCGAGCACGCTCGCCTGTCCCTAGTCCAGAACACAGCCGAGGCATTCATCCCGCCGACCGGTTGGCAGGCCGATCTCGTCACCATCTGCCGGGCCTTTCACTGGCTCGATCAGGCCACGGTCCTGTCCCTGTTGGACGAGCAGGTCGCTTCCGACGGCCTAGTCGCCATCTTCAGCGACAACAGCTTCTGGGCCGCCGGCAGCCCGTGGAAGGAAGCCGTCCTCGGCGTGGTGAAGAGCTTTCTCGGCGAAGAGCGTCGTGCGGGTGCCGGCACGTTCCGGCACCACAACCGCCCCTATAGCGACCTCATGGCCGAATCGCCCTTCAACGAGGTCGAGGAAGTCCGCATACCCGTCGAGCGCACCTGGACCGCGGAGAGCATCCTCGGCTACCTCTACTCCACATCCTTCGCCGCGCCCCACCTCTTCGGGAACCGGGTGAGGGAGTTCGAGGCCGCGGTGAAGAGCCGGCTGGCCGACTTCAGTGACGACGACACGTTCTCCGAGGAGAACGAGTTCCTCATCCGTCTGGGACGGCGCAGCCGCGATGGCGGCTGA
- a CDS encoding Uma2 family endonuclease has protein sequence MSTPVSAAEHDLAALADHLDPPEGYRVEIIAANLVVSPTPVGPRIKIASRLQYALRDVLTPDLEIAQTATLVIPHTGERYVPDLVVLPETLLDEHIWKFPATQALLAVEITSPGNAETDRVKKPRGYALGEVPAYLLIDTEHGRWTLFEEPERGVYQRQTQVNTGAKLLLPHPFTGPVDTARIV, from the coding sequence ATGTCGACGCCCGTATCGGCTGCCGAGCACGACCTCGCCGCGCTCGCCGACCACCTCGACCCTCCCGAGGGCTACCGGGTGGAGATCATCGCAGCGAACCTGGTCGTCTCCCCGACCCCGGTGGGTCCCCGTATCAAGATCGCGTCGCGTCTGCAGTACGCCCTCCGCGACGTGCTTACGCCCGATCTGGAAATCGCGCAGACGGCAACCCTCGTCATCCCCCATACGGGAGAGCGCTACGTCCCCGACCTCGTGGTGCTGCCCGAGACACTGCTCGACGAGCACATATGGAAGTTCCCCGCAACGCAAGCTCTCCTGGCGGTGGAAATCACTTCGCCGGGCAACGCCGAGACCGACCGGGTCAAGAAGCCGCGCGGCTACGCCCTGGGGGAGGTGCCGGCCTACCTGCTCATCGACACCGAGCACGGGCGGTGGACCCTGTTCGAGGAGCCGGAGCGCGGGGTCTACCAACGCCAAACGCAGGTGAACACAGGCGCCAAGCTGCTGCTGCCGCACCCCTTCACCGGCCCCGTCGACACCGCACGAATCGTCTGA
- a CDS encoding creatininase family protein, producing MAAEGQERPYGRLTAPRITAELSERSILCLPVGSVEQHGPHLPLNTDMVIAERSTTHLAAEVADRHKAERIGTLG from the coding sequence ATGGCGGCTGAAGGCCAAGAGCGGCCCTACGGGCGGCTGACCGCACCGCGCATCACGGCCGAATTGAGCGAGCGGTCGATCCTGTGCCTGCCTGTCGGTTCTGTGGAGCAGCACGGCCCGCACCTGCCCCTCAACACCGACATGGTCATCGCCGAACGCTCCACCACCCACCTGGCCGCCGAGGTCGCCGATCGGCACAAGGCCGAGCGAATCGGCACGTTGGGGTAG
- a CDS encoding class I SAM-dependent methyltransferase gives MSTDRVSATTDRRLLAEHAYRNDAHLSARQKLYDFQQPTYDLPGLVVDALDDTHRTVLDLGCGNGAYLDRLRSERPQAAVIGIDAAPGMLDELAPPVLCADAADLPFKAERVDAVLAMHMLYHLADIDAALAEIARVLAPGGLLVASTNAEDDKGELDDLWQAAAGDVLGTGHGPRRIRLSDHFPLDAGAARLREHFAEVKVHELTGRIVVDDPAPVLDHLGSYRTWAAQAGVPFDETLQRARERLEGTITSAGMFTVSTRQGIIRAAKPGRNGE, from the coding sequence ATGAGCACCGACCGGGTCAGCGCCACCACCGATCGTCGTCTTCTCGCCGAGCACGCCTACCGCAACGATGCGCACCTCTCGGCACGGCAGAAGCTCTACGACTTCCAGCAGCCCACCTACGATCTGCCCGGCCTGGTCGTCGATGCGCTCGACGACACGCACCGAACCGTGCTCGACCTGGGCTGCGGTAACGGCGCCTATCTCGACCGTTTGCGCAGTGAGCGTCCACAGGCCGCCGTCATCGGTATCGACGCCGCGCCGGGCATGCTCGACGAGTTGGCCCCTCCGGTGCTGTGCGCCGATGCCGCAGACCTGCCCTTCAAGGCAGAGCGAGTCGACGCGGTACTGGCGATGCACATGCTCTACCACCTGGCCGACATCGATGCCGCACTGGCCGAGATCGCGCGCGTCCTCGCCCCTGGCGGGCTACTGGTCGCCTCGACGAACGCCGAGGACGACAAGGGGGAGTTGGACGACCTCTGGCAGGCCGCGGCCGGCGACGTGCTGGGCACCGGCCACGGGCCTCGCCGCATCCGCTTGTCCGATCACTTTCCGCTCGACGCCGGTGCCGCCAGGCTGAGAGAGCACTTCGCCGAAGTGAAAGTGCACGAGTTGACCGGTCGTATCGTCGTCGACGATCCGGCGCCCGTCCTGGACCACCTCGGCTCGTACCGCACGTGGGCCGCACAGGCGGGCGTTCCCTTCGATGAGACGCTGCAACGCGCCCGCGAGAGGCTGGAAGGGACTATCACCAGCGCAGGAATGTTCACCGTTTCCACCCGGCAGGGCATCATCCGAGCGGCGAAGCCGGGAAGGAACGGCGAGTGA
- a CDS encoding helix-turn-helix domain-containing protein codes for MRQPHSPSIRRRRLSSELRRARHAEGLTTTQVVEQLKWAAGKLSKIENAETQTVKAADLDKMLDLYKVDDPDRRTAIHQLAKDAKERGWWMKYRDVFGNETLPDFEAEASSIRAFESQVIPGLLQTPDYAQAVFQGSRYSDAGQIQRRVEARMARREILTRFNPVHLRAVIDEAALLRLIGDSDVMVEQLQHLLHMAKMPNVDVQVLPLAAGAHAALTAPFTILDFPNSLDPTVVCVETLNEALYLELPEDVQTYTATFGDIQGSAVSTTRSAQIIAETLESLGGSA; via the coding sequence ATGCGCCAGCCACACAGCCCGTCCATCCGCCGCCGTCGCCTCTCATCCGAACTGCGGAGAGCACGGCATGCGGAGGGCTTGACGACGACGCAAGTCGTCGAGCAGCTCAAGTGGGCCGCAGGAAAGCTCAGCAAGATCGAGAACGCCGAGACGCAGACGGTCAAGGCCGCCGACCTCGACAAGATGCTCGATTTGTACAAGGTGGACGATCCAGACAGGCGGACAGCGATACATCAGCTCGCGAAGGACGCCAAGGAGCGCGGCTGGTGGATGAAGTACCGCGACGTGTTCGGCAACGAGACCCTTCCCGACTTCGAGGCCGAAGCCTCCAGCATCCGCGCCTTCGAGTCCCAAGTGATTCCCGGTTTGTTGCAGACTCCGGACTACGCTCAGGCGGTCTTCCAGGGAAGCAGGTACAGCGATGCAGGACAGATTCAGCGCCGTGTTGAAGCGCGGATGGCGCGACGGGAGATCCTCACACGCTTCAATCCGGTACACCTACGCGCGGTCATCGACGAGGCGGCCCTGCTGCGGCTGATCGGCGACAGCGATGTCATGGTGGAACAGTTGCAGCACCTATTGCACATGGCGAAAATGCCGAACGTCGACGTGCAAGTACTGCCTCTGGCCGCTGGCGCGCACGCGGCTCTGACCGCGCCGTTCACCATCTTAGACTTCCCCAACTCACTCGATCCCACGGTCGTGTGTGTCGAGACTCTGAACGAGGCCCTCTATTTGGAACTTCCAGAGGACGTCCAGACCTATACCGCCACATTTGGCGATATACAAGGGTCGGCGGTCAGCACGACGCGATCCGCCCAGATCATCGCTGAGACGCTCGAATCCCTGGGAGGCAGCGCATGA
- a CDS encoding DUF397 domain-containing protein, whose product MRDQLVFRKSSYSGQGVNCIEIAPIPTRFRKSTHSGGSNDCVEVAPTSRSTALRDSQHPHHGHLTFPAAEWDAFLAAARNGAL is encoded by the coding sequence ATGAGAGATCAACTGGTGTTCCGGAAGAGCAGCTACAGCGGCCAGGGAGTCAACTGCATCGAGATAGCCCCCATCCCCACCCGCTTCCGCAAGAGCACCCACAGCGGAGGGTCCAACGACTGCGTAGAGGTAGCCCCCACCTCCCGTTCCACCGCCCTACGCGACTCCCAACACCCCCACCACGGCCACCTCACCTTCCCCGCCGCCGAGTGGGACGCCTTCCTCGCCGCCGCCCGAAACGGAGCCCTCTAA
- the hisS gene encoding histidine--tRNA ligase, whose translation MGQAAQAPSGTRDFLADELRRRKSAIAAVSEVFERYGFDPLETPAFERLEVVTGKYGEEASSLLFKILRRGVHEAGGQADLALRYDHTVPLARVIGTHGSKLPSPFKRYAIGPVWRADRPQEGRFREFVQCDVDTVGSHSPLADAEVVYAVADALEALGVDDFRFLVNSREALRGLLEVYGVGAESGEGVLAALDKLDKIGGDAVVAELAQRGVATDTAEGIVADIAADSPDRIRAKLEANPRGKQGLADIDQLLKLAGGLGGRVVFAPRMVRGLDYYTGAIWEVEAAGYPGAVAAGGRYDRLVAALGGPDVPAVGGSVGIERILAMRETTAEDGQGLDVALTALGGDESGMLRLAHDLRRCGLRVGTYLGSSTKLAKQLKWAHEQQARLAVIRGADEQAAGEVTVRDMASGEQHRVPDEGAAAYVERLLGR comes from the coding sequence ATGGGCCAGGCCGCCCAAGCACCGTCCGGCACCCGCGACTTCCTCGCCGACGAGCTGCGCCGTCGCAAGTCGGCCATCGCCGCCGTCTCTGAGGTCTTCGAGCGCTACGGGTTCGATCCGCTGGAAACCCCGGCCTTCGAACGGCTGGAGGTCGTCACGGGCAAGTACGGCGAGGAGGCGTCGAGCCTGCTGTTCAAGATTCTGCGGCGCGGTGTCCACGAGGCCGGCGGCCAGGCCGACCTCGCGTTGCGCTATGACCACACCGTGCCCTTGGCGCGCGTGATCGGCACCCACGGCTCCAAGCTGCCCTCGCCCTTCAAGCGCTACGCCATCGGCCCCGTCTGGCGGGCCGACCGGCCTCAAGAAGGCCGCTTCCGCGAGTTCGTCCAGTGCGACGTCGACACCGTCGGATCCCACTCACCACTGGCCGACGCCGAGGTCGTCTACGCCGTCGCCGACGCGCTGGAGGCCCTCGGCGTCGACGACTTCCGCTTCCTGGTCAACAGCCGCGAAGCGCTCCGCGGACTCTTGGAGGTCTATGGTGTCGGCGCCGAATCGGGCGAGGGCGTATTGGCGGCCCTGGACAAGCTCGACAAGATCGGTGGTGACGCTGTTGTCGCCGAGCTGGCGCAACGCGGGGTGGCTACCGACACCGCCGAGGGCATCGTCGCCGACATCGCGGCCGACAGTCCCGACCGGATCCGGGCGAAGCTGGAGGCCAACCCGCGCGGCAAGCAGGGATTGGCCGACATCGACCAGTTGCTGAAGCTGGCCGGAGGATTGGGCGGGCGCGTCGTCTTCGCGCCTCGAATGGTGCGCGGATTGGACTACTACACGGGCGCCATCTGGGAGGTCGAGGCGGCCGGCTATCCCGGCGCCGTGGCCGCCGGCGGGCGCTATGACCGACTGGTCGCCGCCTTGGGTGGTCCGGATGTGCCCGCCGTCGGCGGCTCGGTGGGAATCGAGCGCATTCTCGCCATGCGGGAGACGACTGCCGAGGATGGGCAGGGCCTCGATGTTGCCCTGACCGCGCTCGGCGGCGACGAGAGCGGAATGCTGCGGCTGGCCCACGACCTCCGTCGCTGCGGCTTGCGCGTGGGAACCTACCTGGGCTCCTCGACCAAATTGGCCAAGCAGCTGAAGTGGGCCCATGAGCAGCAGGCACGGCTCGCCGTCATCCGCGGCGCCGACGAGCAGGCGGCCGGAGAGGTGACCGTGCGGGATATGGCATCGGGCGAGCAGCACAGGGTGCCCGACGAAGGCGCGGCCGCGTATGTGGAGCGGCTCCTCGGGCGTTGA
- the coaE gene encoding dephospho-CoA kinase yields the protein MLRVGLTGGIGSGKSAVARRLARHGALIVDADKIAREVVEPGTSGLEEIVAEFGTEVLTEDGALDRPRLGEIVFSDTAKLAKLNAIVHPRVGKRTEELMAKASANAVVVYDVPLLVENDLGGLYDVVVVVDVPVEEQVARVVRDRGMDEAQVRSRIKAQATRDQRRAAADIVVDNSGTEEELDTRVAEVWERLRERA from the coding sequence ATGCTGCGTGTGGGACTCACCGGAGGTATCGGATCCGGCAAGAGCGCGGTGGCCCGGCGGCTCGCCCGCCACGGCGCCCTGATCGTCGACGCCGACAAGATCGCCCGCGAGGTCGTCGAACCGGGCACCTCGGGCCTGGAGGAGATCGTCGCGGAGTTCGGCACCGAGGTGCTGACCGAGGACGGCGCACTCGACCGCCCCCGCCTCGGCGAGATCGTCTTCTCCGACACCGCCAAGCTCGCCAAGCTCAACGCCATCGTCCACCCGCGGGTGGGCAAGCGCACCGAGGAGCTGATGGCGAAGGCCTCGGCGAACGCCGTGGTGGTCTACGACGTCCCGCTGCTGGTGGAGAACGACCTCGGCGGCCTCTACGACGTCGTCGTGGTGGTCGACGTCCCCGTCGAGGAACAGGTCGCGCGCGTGGTGCGCGACCGGGGCATGGACGAGGCCCAGGTCCGATCCCGCATCAAGGCCCAGGCCACCAGAGACCAGCGCCGCGCGGCCGCGGACATCGTCGTCGACAACTCCGGCACCGAGGAGGAGCTGGACACCCGGGTCGCCGAGGTGTGGGAGCGGTTGCGCGAACGGGCGTGA
- a CDS encoding asparagine synthase-related protein → MNDWNDRVTLLFSAGARPLKSAQELTLAELLLANRLPPSLFQAYEVPGDGSLKPIPMTLTLGQVPENRTVLLQCMRNTDIDGLRPAEIETVRHADEPTTALLDFDYADRNKNPQHRAHLVDDAAMREIVFGKIADFLADNEIPVPLVAGISGGGDSSSLVQGVRRYTAEHNLDASAVTCFTLVMEPLWPESAAQRARALCAEAGFEHVVLYPDDAAALLDMGESPRALWAQFKQQYGADSSHFFGTFFVNLAGRALCAQRGAGHLLVGYQREDVMAELLFLLMNGRRPLPFPRRRTGEVDVLMPVWDVPKSLLDACYPSVSESNYAERVDSTAVRRSSIYYLAHCIDALVPQMSLSLMSGIKSLMEETEGWQDLSRVGTTPLLHTGHGRTPEQTAMIDLLMEHFPQWSSTTSGPQ, encoded by the coding sequence ATGAACGACTGGAACGACAGGGTCACCCTCCTGTTCAGCGCCGGCGCACGTCCGCTGAAATCGGCGCAGGAACTGACACTGGCGGAGTTGCTGCTGGCCAACCGGCTTCCGCCGTCGTTGTTCCAGGCATATGAAGTGCCCGGAGACGGATCGTTGAAGCCGATCCCCATGACCCTGACCCTCGGGCAGGTACCCGAGAACCGCACGGTCCTGCTGCAGTGCATGCGCAACACCGACATCGACGGGCTGCGCCCCGCCGAGATCGAGACCGTCCGGCACGCCGACGAACCGACGACAGCACTGCTGGACTTCGACTACGCCGACCGGAACAAGAACCCCCAGCATCGGGCCCACTTGGTCGACGACGCCGCCATGCGCGAGATCGTCTTCGGCAAGATCGCCGATTTCCTCGCCGATAACGAGATCCCGGTTCCGCTGGTCGCGGGCATCTCCGGCGGCGGGGACAGCAGCAGCCTCGTGCAGGGCGTGCGTCGCTACACCGCCGAGCACAACCTGGATGCGTCGGCGGTCACGTGTTTCACCCTGGTCATGGAGCCACTCTGGCCCGAATCCGCGGCCCAGCGCGCCCGCGCGCTGTGTGCCGAAGCGGGATTCGAGCACGTCGTTCTCTACCCCGACGACGCTGCAGCGCTGTTGGATATGGGGGAGTCGCCGCGCGCGCTCTGGGCGCAGTTCAAGCAGCAGTACGGTGCCGACTCCTCTCACTTCTTCGGCACCTTCTTCGTCAACCTCGCAGGCCGCGCACTCTGCGCACAGCGTGGAGCCGGCCACCTGCTGGTCGGCTACCAACGCGAGGACGTCATGGCCGAACTGCTGTTCCTGCTGATGAACGGCCGCCGGCCCTTGCCGTTCCCCCGTCGCCGCACCGGCGAGGTCGACGTGCTCATGCCGGTATGGGACGTACCCAAGAGCCTGCTGGACGCCTGCTATCCCAGCGTGAGCGAGAGCAACTACGCCGAACGGGTCGACTCCACCGCGGTGCGGCGCTCGTCCATCTACTATCTGGCCCACTGCATCGATGCATTGGTGCCGCAGATGTCGCTTTCACTGATGAGTGGAATCAAATCGCTGATGGAGGAAACCGAGGGGTGGCAGGACCTCTCGCGCGTGGGTACGACACCGCTGCTGCACACCGGGCACGGACGAACCCCGGAGCAGACCGCCATGATCGACCTGCTGATGGAGCACTTTCCGCAGTGGAGTTCGACCACCTCGGGGCCGCAGTAG
- a CDS encoding ATP-binding protein, producing MSALTAVPPLPEVTVPLGLLIPNGYEYYFNRRPDRPHFTRRAFQFRSEAVHLPLVHAFLDTCAAAQSDEYRHLFDLLGTELVANAIKHTRSGLPGETYTLRADRSATGLTLTCRDNGSLTDRRHDYRYRSYLAAARLGERIDHETGRGLALVDSLSSAWGDSGRPSYRQVWFRLDYDLTGSAWPDA from the coding sequence ATGTCCGCACTCACCGCTGTCCCGCCCCTGCCCGAGGTGACAGTCCCTCTCGGCCTGCTCATCCCCAACGGCTACGAGTACTACTTCAATCGCCGCCCCGACCGCCCCCACTTCACCCGCCGGGCATTCCAGTTCCGGAGTGAAGCGGTGCACCTGCCGCTGGTGCACGCGTTCCTGGACACCTGCGCCGCCGCGCAGAGTGACGAGTACCGCCACCTCTTCGACCTCCTGGGCACGGAACTCGTCGCCAACGCCATCAAGCACACCCGCTCGGGCCTGCCCGGCGAGACCTACACGCTGCGGGCCGACCGCTCGGCCACCGGGCTCACGCTCACCTGCCGCGACAACGGCTCGCTGACCGACCGCCGCCACGACTACCGGTACCGCAGCTACCTTGCGGCCGCCCGCCTCGGCGAGCGGATCGACCACGAGACCGGGCGCGGCCTGGCCCTGGTAGACAGCCTGTCCAGCGCGTGGGGCGACAGTGGCCGACCGAGTTACCGCCAGGTGTGGTTCCGCCTGGACTACGACCTCACCGGGAGCGCGTGGCCGGATGCCTGA